From a region of the Oryza sativa Japonica Group chromosome 6, ASM3414082v1 genome:
- the LOC9267636 gene encoding protein trichome birefringence-like 19 yields the protein MKFHEAIKLPSIAHYALRYVLPAAAVAACVLVLAAVSLPGRVPLPLLLMTNTADGVGGDTSGCDIFKGEWVPDMAREPPPYTGESCPVIHGHYDCMRYGRPDLGYVRWRWRPDGGCEMRRFDAARFLAAMRGRSVAFVGDSLVCLLSRAERPAPWTNGSYAYRFERHGLTVAAFWSPFLVRAVETDPDGPTGSGSGLWSLHLDEPDAGWAAHVGAFDYDVVSAGSWFYRPSMFYDRRGRLVGCNTCLSPNVTDLTLRYSLRMAFRSALRAATGARRRGGRGARTVIVRTISPSHYENGTWNGDGDCLRKRPARRGEWELNAMEKDMHRIQVEEFAAAAAAEGETARKRGKEAARMLLMDATEAMAQRPDAHPSKHRLWQPDKFKVSRDCVHWCLPGAMDACNDMLFHMLIG from the coding sequence ATGAAGTTTCACGAGGCGATCAAGCTGCCATCCATTGCTCATTACGCCCTACGCTATgtgcttcccgccgccgccgtcgccgcgtgcgttctggtgctcgccgccgtcagcctACCCGGCcgcgtgccgctgccgctgctgctgatgACGAACACGGCGGATGGCGTGGGCGGCGACACGTCTGGTTGTGACATCTTCAAGGGCGAGTGGGTGCCGGACATggcccgcgagccgccgccgtacaCCGGCGAGAGCTGTCCGGTGATCCATGGGCATTATGATTGCATGCGGTACGGACGGCCGGATCTTGGGTACgtccggtggcggtggcggccggacGGCGGGTGCGAGATGCGGCGGTTCGACGCTGCGAGGTTCCTCGCCGCGATGAGGGGCAGGTCGGTGGCGTTCGTCGGGGACTCGCTGGTGTGCCTCCTGTCGCGCGCCgagcggccggcgccgtggacgaACGGCAGCTACGCGTACCGCTTCGAGCGGCACGGCCTCACCGTCGCGGCGTTCTGGTCGCCGTTCCTCGTCCGCGCCGTCGAGACGGACCCCGACGGCCCGACGGGGAGCGGCTCCGGCCTGTGGAGCCTCCACCTCGACGAGCCCGACGCCGGGTGGGCGGCGCACGTCGGCGCGTTCGACTACGACGTCGTCTCCGCCGGGAGCTGGTTCTACCGGCCGTCGATGTTCTAcgaccgccgcggccgcctcgtCGGGTGCAACACCTGCCTGTCCCCGAACGTCACCGACCTCACCCTCCGTTACTCCCTCCGGATGGCGTTCCGGAGCGCGCtccgggcggcgacgggcgcgcgccgccgcggcgggcgcggcgcgaggacggTGATCGTGCGGACGATCTCGCCGTCGCACTACGAGAACGGGACGTGGAACGGGGACGGGGACTGCCTCCGgaagcggccggcgcggcgcggcgagtgGGAGCTGAACGCCATGGAGAAGGACATGCACCGGATACAGGTGGAGgagttcgcggcggcggcggcggcggagggggagacgGCGAGGAAGAGGGGGAAAGAGGCGGCGAGGATGCTGCTGATGGACGCGACGGAGGCCATGGCGCAGCGGCCGGACGCCCACCCGAGCAAGCACAGGCTGTGGCAGCCGGACAAGTTCAAGGTGTCGCGCGATTGCGTGCACTGGTGCCTTCCCGGCGCCATGGACGCCTGCAACGACATGCTGTTCCACATGCTGATCGGGTGA